The Henckelia pumila isolate YLH828 chromosome 2, ASM3356847v2, whole genome shotgun sequence genome includes a window with the following:
- the LOC140877928 gene encoding uncharacterized protein yields MASRRGNNTNGNANAANNNHNDCGPDSENNQNNQFLTGLTALLQEQRHAQGAQIQQLLQAQTANAGNNHPAANQNPIYKRFLELGPPEFKGETDPLIAEQWFQAMETAFEFMQITDAERLRCATYMFRDDARVWWNGAKAALNLTTLTWNGFKDVFYGKYFTVSTRNRLAREFLEIRQGNMSIAEYVKKFERGRYFVPMISGDPAEELKHFTEGLNAFIRKDVRLSGTKNYKDTVDQVMLSEKDRNDIIRESQAKRSSYQNRDQQGNANRKRPYQAPPQHRPYQQQQHRPQGQKQLALPVPKPAIAPTACQKCGKLHSGQCMAGTGVCFLCKKPGHYRKDCPQSKEPVRGRVFAMAHDQVDPNTAIVTVPDKSISRFSISLPSGEELSSDLIIRGCSIQMQGHELYANLIILKMSDFDVIFGMDWLSCYEATIDCKRRTVSLKTKDGETFLFHATPKNNSSLLISVGKAWKLLNKGCAGFLASVTCDQELPRSKLEDVEVMRDFPEVFPDDIAGLPPARECEKSFLVLKKKLMTAPVLAIPEGTGRFVIYTDASKSGLGAVLMQDGKVIAYASRQLKIHEKNYPTHDLELAAVVFALKLWRHYLYALTMVPSLLDKIRTGQASDQQLLTWKLKDEAKGGALYTVKDGIVHHKGRKWVPAVDSLREDVMTEAHTVKVEHQRPAGLLKPLHIPTWKWEDVTMDFVIGLPITQRRMNSIWIIVDRLTKSAHFLPVRNNFSMNQYAELYIREVVRLHGVPARIVSDRDPRFTSNFWKSLHHGLGTKLAFIGERAILGPEIVQQTINLIAKVKDRMLTAQSRQKSYADKRRRDLEFQGEFDSGFMERD; encoded by the exons ATGGCATCACGTAGGGGAAATAACACCAACGGCAACGCCAATGCCGCTAACAACAACCATAATGATTGCGGGCCAGATAGTgagaacaatcaaaacaaccAGTTTTTGACGGGATTAACTGCTCTGCTTCAAGAGCAAAGGCATGCTCAGGGAGCTCAAATCCAACAGTTGCTTCAAGCCCAGACAGCTAATGCCGGAAATAACCATCCTGCGGCTAATCAAAACCCTATCTACAAAAGGTTCTTAGAGTTGGGACCACCTGAGTTCAAAGGAGAGACTGATCCTTTGATTGCGGAACAATGGTTCCAAGCTATGGAGACTGCTTTTGAATTCATGCAGATCACGGATGCGGAGAGATTGAGATGTGCTACCTATATGTTCCGTGATGACGCTCGTGTTTGGTGGAATGGAGCCAAAGCAGCGTTGAACCTAACCACCCTtacttggaatggattcaaggATGTGTTCTACGGCAAATATTTCACGGTGAGCACCCGAAACAGGTTGGCTAGAGAGTTTTTGGAGATCCGTCAAGGAAACATGTCAATTGCGGAGTATGTAAAGAAGTTTGAAAGGGGAAGATACTTTGTACCGATGATTTCTGGTGATCCTGCTGAAGAGTTGAAACATTTCACAGAAGGATTGAATGCCTTCATCAGAAAGGATGTTAGACTAAGTGGAACGAAAAATTACAAAGATACGGTGGATCAGGTCATGCTGTCCGAAAAGGACAGAAATGACATTATCAGAGAGTCACAAGCAAAAAGATCTAGTTATCAGAATCGAGACCAACAAGGAAATGCTAACAGAAAGAGACCGTACCAAGCCCCACCCCAACACCGACCATACCAACAGCAGCAGCATCGACCTCAGGGGCAGAAACAATTGGCTCTACCAGTACCAAAACCGGCGATTGCACCAACAGCTTGTCAAAAATGTGGAAAACTTCACTCAGGTCAATGCATGGCAGGGACTGGAGTATGTTTCCTTTGCAAAAAGCCAGGGCACTATCGAAAAGATTGCCCTCAATCCAAAGAACCAGTAAGAGGACGAGTTTTTGCAATGGCACATGATCAAGTGGATCCGAATACAGCTATAGTTACAG TACCGGATAAGTCAATATCGAGATTTAGTATATCCTTGCCTTCAGGGGAAGAATTGAGTAGTGATTTGATCATTAGAGGATGCAGTATACAGATGCAAGGTCATGAGTTGTATGCTAATCTTATTATCCTCAAAATGTCGGACTTTGACGTGATATttggtatggattggttgtcttgTTACGAGGCTACCATAGACTGTAAACGGAGGACggtttccttgaaaactaaGGATGGAGAAACGTTTCTATTCCATGCCACACCGAAAAATAATTCATCTCTTTTAATTTCAGTAGGTAAGGCATGGAAACTGTTGAATAAAGGATGTGCAGGTTTCCTCGCAAGTGTCACTTGCGACCAAGAATTACCTCGATCGAAACTTGAAGACGTCGAGGTAATGAGAGATTTCCCAGAAgtatttcctgatgatattgcaggattacctccagctaGGGAG TGTGAGAAAAGCTTTTTAGTGttaaagaaaaagttgatgacAGCACCAGTACTAGCCATACCAGAAGGAACAGGTCGATTCGTAATTTATACAGATGCTTCCAAGAGTGGATTAGGGGCTGTCTTGATGCAAGATGGAAAGGTGATAGCATATGCTtcacgacagttgaagattcatgaaaagAATTACCCTACCCATGACCTTGAATTGGCAGCAGTTGTCTTCGCACTCAAACTGTGGagacattacctttatg CCTTAACAATGGTTCCAAGTTTGCTCGACAAGATTCGAACAGGTCAGGCTTCAGACCAGCAATTATTAACTTGGAAACTTAAAGATGAAGCTAAAGGGGGTGCATTGTATACAGTGAAGGATGGGATCGTGCATCACAAAGGGCGAAAGTGGGTACCAGCAGTAGATTCACTGAGGGAAGATGTGATGACTGAGGCTCATACT gtcaaagttGAACATCAAAGGCCAGCAGGACTTTTGAAACCATTACACATTCCCACTTGGAAATGGGAAGATgtcaccatggactttgtgattgGACTGCCAATTACACAACgaagaatgaattcaatatggATAATAGTTGACAGGTTGACGAAGTCAGCTCACTTTTTACCAGTTAGAAacaacttctcgatgaatcaatATGCAGAGTTGTATATTCGAGAGGTggttagattgcatggagttccagcaAGGATAGTCTCTGACAGGGATCCCAGGTTCACATCGAACttttggaagagtctacatCATGGATTGGGGACAAAGTTAGCcttca ttggagaaAGAGCTATATTGGGGCCAGAAATAGTGCAACAGACAATCAACTTGATAGCAAAAGTCAAGGACAGAATGTTGACAGCACAGAGTCGACAGAAAAGCTACGCCGATAAGAGGCGTAGAGACTTGGAGTTTCag GGCGAGTTTGATTCTGGATTCATGGAACGAGACTAA